The Fibrobacter sp. genomic sequence AAAGTCCTGTTGCGTCTTACAAACGATGTTACCTGGTTGTTTCTCATTTTATCTCAACACCTGCGCGCTCTTTATGTACTCTCCGCCCGGATACACCCTCTTGCTCTGAACTGTCGACAAGCCATCCTTTGTCAAGTACCTTTTTTACAGTCAAAAAACCCTCCCATATATCTGTTTCATGGCTCACCATGATTACGCTCATTTTTCTCCGGTTCTGATGTTCATAAATGACGTTCATTATTTTCCGGGCAGTAAATGGATCCAGTCCGCTCAGTGGTTCATCGAGCAGCAGCATATCAGGTTCGCTGATAAGCGCCCTGGCGACAGCGACAGATTTAAGCTGCCCTGCTGAAAGCAACTCCGGGAAGAGTGCATCGATATTCTCCAGACAAAATTCATCCATGATTTTTCTCACCCGCTTTTCTATCTCCTTATCGGTGATCCCTGAACGGACCCTCAGAGGTAAAGCGATATTCTCGAAAACTGAGTGGTTGGAGATAAGAGCGTGAATCTGAAAAACATACCCTGTCGACTGGCGTTTTTCCAGAAGCACTCTTCTGGAAAAGGAGCTTATATCCTGACCGTCCCATAAGACTCTGCCCGATGACGGGCGTTTGAGGCCAACACATATTTCCAGAAGCGTGCTCTTTCCCTCTCCACTCCTGCCGCTTATTACAAGTATATCTCCCCTCTTTACAGAAAAAGAGATCTCCCTCAGAAGAGGAGCTTTACCCTGCTTAAAGCAGACTTTTTCCAGTTCGATCTTATCCGGCATAAAAACTCAAAGTCACCAGAATGCTGACAACCACAGTAAAAGCCATCGATCCCACAACAGCATTGATCGCAGCCTGAGGTACACCCCTGATATTCCTGACCGCCAGCCCGTAATGGCAACTGATCACTGCCACCACCATCCCGAAAAACACACCTTTGGAAACAGAGATAAGTATATCCTTCCAGGTCAGTGCCTGTATCACTTTTTCCAGGAAAATCCTGAAGGGCATTACAACTGTCAGTTTTGCAAATGCCAATCCGCCGATAATAGCCACGATGTCAAAATAAAAATTAAGGCAGACAAGCGAAAGAGTCATCCCTGCCAGAGCCGGAACCGCAAGAAAACGCACCGGATCAACCCCCATCACCTCCAGAGCCGCAACCTCCTTGTTTACCTGCATCGTCCCGATATGGGCTGCCAGAGCCGCCCCCGATCTTCCTATTATAACAAGTGCGGTGAAAAAAGGCCCAAGTTCCCGTACTACAGACACTATAAGGATATTTCCGAAGTACTCAGTCACGCCGAACCGGGGCATATTGGTCATGGCCTGGATAACTATCACAACTCCGCACAGAAAAGCTATTATCCCCACCAGCCATAAAGCCTCTACACCTGTGTAAAGAATCTGTCTTGACAACTGAGCTCTTATGGAGGTGAAAGCGGTCTGACTTGGAGTAAAACATGCCGCCAGAGACCGGAATAACAGCTTTACAATGACCACCGGCTCATTTATCCAGAAGACGACATTCTCACCTGTCATCTGGACCGCACGAAAAACTTTGCGGTTCAATTATCCTCTCCTGTGATATCACGCTGAAACTCCCTGAATCTCTCCCAGAAAAGAGCTCTGGAACCGTGTTCTTTTACACTGTAGATAACTGGCTCCATCGTAAGATTAAACACACTCATGGCTTTTTTCTGCTGTACTATCCTGTCGGTTTTTCCAAGCTTATCCGCCTTTGTAAGCACCGGGAAAACCGGTTTTCCCAGTCTGACAAGCCATTGACACGCCTCCAGATCGTTTTTTACCCCTATATGACGGATATCGATAAGCCAGATTATTCCGGCTAAGTTCGATCTCTTTTCACAATATGATGAGATAAGCCTGGACCATCTCTCTTTCTCGCTTCCAGAGGTCCGGGCGTAGCCGTATCCGGGAAGATCAACCCAGAACATATCTTTTTCCACCCTGTAGAAATTGGCCAGCGAGGTCTTCCCCGGAGTTCCTGATGTGCGGGCGAGGGATTTGTTTTCAAATACATGGTTAATAAACGATGATTTCCCTACATTGGATCTGCCCAGAATCGCAAACTCCTGACCTGA encodes the following:
- a CDS encoding YihA family ribosome biogenesis GTP-binding protein — protein: MEKEKKKKAEFICSAADYRDLPALSGQEFAILGRSNVGKSSFINHVFENKSLARTSGTPGKTSLANFYRVEKDMFWVDLPGYGYARTSGSEKERWSRLISSYCEKRSNLAGIIWLIDIRHIGVKNDLEACQWLVRLGKPVFPVLTKADKLGKTDRIVQQKKAMSVFNLTMEPVIYSVKEHGSRALFWERFREFQRDITGEDN
- a CDS encoding ABC transporter permease; its protein translation is MNRKVFRAVQMTGENVVFWINEPVVIVKLLFRSLAACFTPSQTAFTSIRAQLSRQILYTGVEALWLVGIIAFLCGVVIVIQAMTNMPRFGVTEYFGNILIVSVVRELGPFFTALVIIGRSGAALAAHIGTMQVNKEVAALEVMGVDPVRFLAVPALAGMTLSLVCLNFYFDIVAIIGGLAFAKLTVVMPFRIFLEKVIQALTWKDILISVSKGVFFGMVVAVISCHYGLAVRNIRGVPQAAINAVVGSMAFTVVVSILVTLSFYAG
- a CDS encoding ATP-binding cassette domain-containing protein; the encoded protein is MPDKIELEKVCFKQGKAPLLREISFSVKRGDILVISGRSGEGKSTLLEICVGLKRPSSGRVLWDGQDISSFSRRVLLEKRQSTGYVFQIHALISNHSVFENIALPLRVRSGITDKEIEKRVRKIMDEFCLENIDALFPELLSAGQLKSVAVARALISEPDMLLLDEPLSGLDPFTARKIMNVIYEHQNRRKMSVIMVSHETDIWEGFLTVKKVLDKGWLVDSSEQEGVSGRRVHKERAGVEIK